The proteins below come from a single Isoptericola dokdonensis DS-3 genomic window:
- a CDS encoding HNH endonuclease, whose translation MADVLVLNAGYEPLHRVSVKHAITMLVREVAVVEEFVEGASFGPYPLPRVLRLVRYVTMRWVYRGGGRPSVTKDGVKRRDGACAYCGGPAQTVDHVVPRSRGGDSSWLNLVAACEPCNHRKADRTPLEAGMPLRVTPYVPDADHGLVRRHRRARTLAAA comes from the coding sequence GTGGCCGACGTGCTGGTCCTCAACGCCGGCTACGAGCCGCTGCACCGCGTGTCCGTCAAGCACGCCATCACGATGCTGGTGCGCGAGGTGGCGGTGGTGGAGGAGTTCGTCGAGGGTGCGTCGTTCGGCCCGTATCCGCTGCCGCGGGTCCTCCGCCTGGTCCGGTACGTGACGATGCGGTGGGTGTACCGAGGTGGTGGGCGTCCGTCGGTGACGAAGGACGGCGTGAAGCGGCGGGACGGTGCGTGCGCGTACTGCGGTGGTCCGGCGCAGACCGTCGATCACGTGGTCCCGCGGTCCCGGGGTGGGGACAGCTCGTGGCTGAACCTGGTGGCGGCGTGCGAGCCCTGCAACCATCGCAAGGCGGACCGCACCCCGCTGGAGGCGGGCATGCCGCTGCGGGTGACGCCGTACGTGCCGGACGCCGACCACGGTCTGGTCCGACGTCACAGACGCGCGCGGACCCTCGCCGCCGCCTGA
- a CDS encoding DUF779 domain-containing protein has translation MSDDATAGAPAPPARVAVTDAAAGLLARLRRRHGDLMFHQSGGCCDGSSPMCYPDGDFLVGDADVHLGDLPLTDPDDDASFTVPVWMSRAQFEYWSHTHLTIDVVPGRGAGFSVEAPEGVRFLIRSRLLTDDEADALAGR, from the coding sequence ATGTCCGACGACGCCACCGCGGGCGCCCCGGCGCCCCCGGCCCGCGTCGCCGTCACCGACGCCGCGGCCGGGCTCCTCGCCCGGCTGCGGCGCCGGCACGGCGACCTCATGTTCCACCAGTCCGGCGGCTGCTGCGACGGGTCCAGCCCCATGTGCTACCCCGACGGCGACTTCCTCGTCGGGGACGCCGACGTCCACCTCGGCGACCTTCCGCTCACCGACCCCGACGACGACGCCTCGTTCACCGTGCCCGTATGGATGTCCCGGGCGCAGTTCGAGTACTGGAGCCACACCCACCTGACGATCGACGTCGTGCCCGGCCGCGGCGCCGGGTTCAGCGTCGAGGCGCCCGAGGGCGTCCGGTTCCTCATCCGCTCCCGGCTGCTCACCGACGACGAGGCCGACGCGCTCGCCGGGCGGTGA